Proteins encoded within one genomic window of Calonectris borealis chromosome 1, bCalBor7.hap1.2, whole genome shotgun sequence:
- the SH2D1B gene encoding SH2 domain-containing protein 1B, whose translation MDFPFFHGKITRRTCEELLSKNRKNGSYLIRESESVEGALCLCVFFEELIYTYRIFREHQGYFRIQTSEGVPEKIFRTLKDLIYTYEKPNQGLITNLRYPVKKPKASQRSQRFKSGKDDIYDEIDDSDYVTLLP comes from the exons atGGATTTCCCATTTTTTCATGGAAAGATAACAAGAAGAACCTGTGAAGAACTGCTGAGCAAGAACAGAAAGAATGGTAGCTATTTAATACGAGAGAGCGAAAGCGTAGAAGGAGCCTTGTGCCTCTGTGTTTT CTTTGAAGAACTCATCTACACTTACCGTATCTTCAGGGAACACCAAGGATATTTTAGAATACAG ACTTCTGAAGGTGTTCCAGAGAAGATCTTCAGAACGTTAAAGGACCTAATATACACTTATGAAAAGCCAAATCAAGGACTAATAACAAACCTCCGCTACCCAGTAAAGAAACCAAAGGCCTCGCAAAGAAGCCAGAGGTTCAAGTCAGGAAAGGATGACATTTATGATG AAATTGATGACAGCGATTATGTCACTCTTCTACCCTGA